CATGCCTATACTTGTTTCCAGCATCCCTACCGAGATGAAGCCGTTCATGGCCTCGAAGGCTGCGTGCATCAGGGCATGCATCTCGTTGGAATTCTTCCTGACAATCTCGCCGTTCAGAGCGGCCCCGACCACGGCCCTGGTGATCTTCTGGGGCAGATCCCCGGCAAGTCCACCGACTTCGGTCGCCACTGCCTTCCAGCCGAAATCGGTGATCTGTTCCTTAAGGATTCTCTCCTCCTCCGGACCCGTCGTGGAAGCGAGAATGAGAGCGGACCGACCTATCTGGCTGTCGTCGGTAAGGGTTATGACCACCGACAGTTCCATCACCCTTCGTCCTTGGACTGCATCATCACAGGGAACATCCCGGGACGTCCTGTCCGGTGCGTCTTCCTGTTCCACTCCGCTTTTCCTTACCAAACCCCATAATTCCCGCATTATCGTATAATCCCCCCGGATCGCATGGAGGCCAGTGATCCGCCCCCCAGGCCCGTCAAAGTTCTCTTTATAAGTATATACTAATGGCGAGTGAGCGGGTAACATGGGCAGTATCGACCCATGCCGGCCAGGAAGAGGCTGTCCAATGAACTTGAACCCTTCATGTTTTTTGTTTAAAAT
This DNA window, taken from Thermovirga sp., encodes the following:
- a CDS encoding hut operon positive regulator HutP — translated: MRELWGLVRKSGVEQEDAPDRTSRDVPCDDAVQGRRVMELSVVITLTDDSQIGRSALILASTTGPEEERILKEQITDFGWKAVATEVGGLAGDLPQKITRAVVGAALNGEIVRKNSNEMHALMHAAFEAMNGFISVGMLETSIGMKIGIVRNRHWIAVAVVGDSAYHAVAHHERCGLGVMHI